A DNA window from Drosophila pseudoobscura strain MV-25-SWS-2005 chromosome 2, UCI_Dpse_MV25, whole genome shotgun sequence contains the following coding sequences:
- the LOC4801598 gene encoding probable dimethyladenosine transferase, translating to MPKVKTEKKSRVHNEVQKQGIVFNKDFGQHILKNPLVITTMLEKAALRPTDVVLEIGPGTGNMTVRMLEKAKKVIACEIDTRLAAELQKRVQATPMQPKLQILIGDFLKAELPFFDLCIANVPYQISSPLIFKLLLHRPIFRCAVLMFQREFAQRLVAKPGDKLYCRLSINTQLLARVDMLMKVGKNNFRPPPKVESSVVRLEPKNPPPPVNFTEWDGLTRIAFLRKNKTLAATFKVSSVIEMLEKNYKVFRSLRNEPLEEDFNMQEKVIGILEELEMATLRARSMDIDDFMRLLRAFNSKGIHFN from the exons ATGCCAAAAGTAAAGACAGAGAAAAAGAGCCGCGTCCACAATGAAGTGCAAAAGCAAG GAATTGTATTCAACAAGGATTTTGGGCAGCATATTTTAAAGAACCCCTTGGTGATAACCACTATGCTTGAGAAGGCTGCTCTGCGACCCACAGATGTGGTGCTGGAAATCGGTCCCGGTACGGGAAACATGACCGTCCGCATGCTAGAGAAGGCCAAGAAGGTGATTGCCTGTGAAATCGACACCCGCCTTGCCGCCGAGTTGCAGAAGCGTGTGCAGGCCACTCCGATGCAACCCAAGCTGCAGATTCTCATCGGCGATTTCCTGAAGGCGGAGCTGCCCTTCTTCGACCTGTGCATTGCAAACGTCCCTTACCAAATCAGTTCGCCGCTGATATTCAAACTCCTGCTGCACAGGCCAATCTTCCGCTGTGCCGTGCTCATGTTCCAACGCGAGTTCGCACAGCGTCTGGTGGCCAAGCCGGGCGACAAGCTGTACTGCCGCTTGAGCATCAACACACAACTACTGGCCCGCGTAGACATGCTCATGAAGGTGGGCAAGAATAACTTCAGGCCGCCGCCAAAGGTGGAGTCGAGTGTGGTGCGCCTGGAGCCCAAGAACCCTCCACCGCCGGTAAACTTTACTGAATGGGATGGCCTCACCCGCATTGCCTTCTTGCGCAAAAACAAGACCCTCGCTGCCACCTTCAAAGTGAGCTCAGTGATTGAAATGCTCGAAAAGAATTACAAAGTGTTTCGCTCGCTTAGGAACGAG CCCCTTGAAGAGGATTTTAACATGCAGGAAAAGGTCATCGGTATTCTAGAGGAATTGGAAATGGCTACGTTACGTGCGAGATCTATGGACATAGATGATTTCATGCGTCTCCTGCGGGCCTTCAACTCGAAAGGAATACACTTTAATTAG
- the Pkc98E gene encoding protein kinase C isoform X3, which yields MVTSSWQHFCVNPPSVRIVGSLSVCTLVVHKKCHLSVVSKCPGMRDEQQTKVEVVPAGQRFNVNVPHRFVVHSYKRFTFCDHCGSLLYGLIKQGLQCETCCMNVHKRCQKNVANTCGINTKQMAEILSSLGISPDKQGQQPRRSKYLNQQGGEDNYGASLGADGDNVPGASFRSGTLSADSLATSTSTLTSGYNSSSCMSLAVGGATGDTRPGKCSLLDFNFIKVLGKGSFGKVMLAEKKGTDEIYAIKVLKKDAIIQDDDVDCTMTEKRILALAANHPFLTALHSCFQTPDRLFFVMEYVNGGDLMFQIQKARRFEAARAAFYAAEVTLALQFLHIHGVIYRDLKLDNILLDQEGHCKLADFGMCKEGIMNGMLTTTFCGTPDYIAPEILKEQEYGASVDWWALGVLMYEMMAGQPPFEADNEDELFDSIMHDDVLYPVWLSREAVSILKGFLTKNPEQRLGCTGDENEIRKHPFFNKLDWKELEKRNIKPPFRPKMKNPRDANNFDAEFTKEDPVLTPIGNDVIRCINQDEFAGFSFVNPKFGPERKVY from the exons ATGGTCACAAGTTCATGGCAACATTTTTGCGTCAACCCACCTTCTGTTCGCATTGTCGGGAGTTTATCTG TCTGCACCTTAGTTGTACATAAAAAATGTCATCTGTCCGTGGTGTCCAAGTGTCCGGGCATGCGAGACGAG CAGCAGACCAAAGTGGAGGTGGTCCCTGCCGGCCAGAGATTCAACGTCAATGTGCCCCACCGGTTTGTGGTGCACAGCTACAAGCGGTTCACCTTCTGCGACCACTGCGGCTCGCTGCTGTACGGACTCATCAAGCAGGGACTACAGTGCGAGACCTGCTGCATGAATGTGCACAAGCGCTGCCAGAAGAACGTGGCCAACACGTGCGGCATCAACACCAAGCAGATGGCCGAGATCCTCAGCTCGCTGGGCATCTCGCCGGACAAGCAGGGCCAGCAGCCGCGCCGCTCCAAGTACTTGAACCAGCAGGGCGGCGAGGATAACTACGGGGCTTCGCTGGGCGCCGACGGGGACAATGTGCCCGGTGCCTCGTTCCGCAGTGGCACATTGTCGGCCGACAGCCTGGCCACCTCCACCAGCACGCTGACCAGCGggtacaacagcagcagctgcatgaGCCTGGCCGTGGGCGGAGCCACCGGGGACACACGCCCCGGCAAGTGCTCGCTGCTGGACTTTAACTTCATCAAAGTGCTGGGCAAGGGCTCGTTCGGCAAGGTGATGCTCGCCGAGAAGAAGGGCACCGACGAGATCTATGCCATCAAGGTGCTGAAGAAGGATGCCATCATCCAGGACGACGATGTGGACTGCACCATGACGGAGAAGCGCATCCTGGCGTTGGCCGCCAACCATCCCTTCCTGACTGCGTTACATTCCTGTTTTCAGACTCCGGACCGCCTGTTCTTCGTTATGGAGTACGTAAATGGCGGCGACTTGATGTTCCAGATACAGAAGGCTCGTCGATTCGAGGCGGCCCGTGCCGCCTTCTATGCGGCGGAGGTGACATTGGCGCTGCAATTCCTCCACATCCACGGTGTCATCTACCGCGATCTGAAGCTGGACAACATTCTGCTCGATCAGGAGGGCCACTGCAAGCTGGCCGACTTTGGCATGTGCAAGGAGGGCATCATGAACGGCATGCTGACCACAACGTTCTGTGGCACACCCGACTACATCGCCCCGGAGATACTCAAGGAGCAGGAGTACGGCGCCTCCGTCGACTGGTGGGCGCTGGGCGTGCTCATGTACGAGATGATGGCCGGCCAGCCGCCGTTCGAGGCCGATAATGAGGACGAGCTCTTTGACTCGATCATGCACGACGATGTCCTCTATCCCGTTTGGCTGTCCCGCGAAGCCGTTTCCATATTAAAGG GTTTTCTCACCAAGAATCCGGAACAGCGTCTTGGCTGCACTGGCGATGAGAACGAGATACGCAAGCATCCATTTTTCAATAAGCTTGACTGGAAGGAGCTTGAGAAGCGCAACATAAAGCCACCATTCCGACCAAAAATG AAAAATCCACGCGATGCCAACAATTTCGATGCGGAGTTCACCAAGGAGGATCCGGTACTGACCCCCATAGGGAACGACGTCATACGATGCATCAACCAGGACGAGTTCGCTGGCTTCTCCTTTGTTAATCCCAAGTTCGGACCAGAGCGCAAAGTCTACTAG